Proteins found in one Zea mays cultivar B73 chromosome 1, Zm-B73-REFERENCE-NAM-5.0, whole genome shotgun sequence genomic segment:
- the LOC103644106 gene encoding protein FAR1-RELATED SEQUENCE 4 isoform X2: MVDRAAARAQAVSSDPPPPALLEPDPRLSQPGAADGQEVASAGATAGPPSLPQASDAEEDALASPAGQPGERCRAMMEVVAKDGAWKVTKLVVEHCHELQVAPGHVAVTVPALGMEFDSVDDAKGFYYGYGEQVGFKARMGSNRRSVGDGEKILQRFLCWKGNYANRSRCKDSDAGKETDEVLEGLSAAAGKRKREPYKTRSRNPGRSTEVIEVEKGVGLGGAGNGLELDNGRRSRRGRSKKAEVEHGEDSVVGFEAEEVAKAVSDADEEEDEGDEDQEAAEQEVEVEVKEQRARGRPRKAVMEDNALQARVLRELGVRALQYNNEERKKILNKYRSKRQSRSVSSRPTKISSRQALAERRKRGNGGRFLSSEEQPAESKEDETMEAEPDPEIDVVPGPGGEPKVGMVFLNEDKAYEFYANYAETAGFSVRKGWLDKTAKNVTKSRAYVCSKEGFRPRSASIESKKPSLEARTGCQAHMTIKITASTKYVVTEFVADHNHDLETPLVDIQILKSEKLLAKVQQPPDPPKVVLIPNEYKNYTRTKRTKNMQLGDTQAICEYLQRMKGENPSFFYAIQVDEDDMFTNVFWADAKSIMDYNYFGDVVCVDTRYCTSDYGRPLLLFTGVNHHNQLIIFGSALIYDDSAQSFRWLFETFKSAMSGKQPKTVLTDQSAALSDAVSSWPGTIHRFSLLHLYLNATKISRDTLQGLETFASDFSRWLYEYEEDNFYSSWEILSEKYNIKDNEWFCKLYEDRERWALPYGRDTFCADIATTLRRDNTNTILTDLIKPEIDLQNFFNNYDKFLEEKRLAEQQADYLGAQITQRVAPLHLLWQAANLYTPTLFEMFRMEYEQISKCVVYSCGEIGPISEYQVTVKDRPQGQFVRFDSTECMVVCSCKKFEFMGLLCCHVLKILDLRNIKELPRHYILKRWRKDAQSESPENYGFAAIDEDPKFSLSKRYNALYRNLYKIAAKASESVEAYAFLENQYEQLVEQVEVLLQAKLHDKSSLSTVLKGNQPNMLNSEVNSSEHRRATGKKIKNVEVRRQQQSLDPNKKKKGRQVLLEPEIEIPLRVEPPTVSNDIQNHLRTTNQFLAPSHMMQAPYVAQQFGLGSLQGFPGMSPFGQIQEPTPLQQPHLQPPSFHSGPQITQAPPPDIQSLQFLSSNPQLGHQTTDQGQYTIPVWDFL, translated from the exons ATGGTCGATCGTGCCGCCGCGCGGGCACAGGCGGTGAGCTCCGACCCGCCGCCGCCTGCactgctggagcccgacccgcggCTCAGCCAGCCCGGGGCCGCTGATGGGCAAGAGGTCGCTTCGGCGGGTGCGACCGCGGGTCCGCCTTCCCTGCCCCAGGCCAGCGACGCTGAGGAAGACGCTCTTGCCTCGCCAGCGGGGCAGCCGGGCGAGCGGTGCAGAGCGATGATGGAGGTGGTGGCCAAAGACGGGGCGTGGAAGGTGACCAAGCTGGTGGTGGAGCACTGCCACGAGCTGCAGGTCGCCCCCGGACATGTCGCGGTGACCGTGCCAGCGTTGGGGATGGAATTCGACTCCGTAGACGACGCCAAGGGGTTCTACTATGGCTACGGCGAGCAGGTGGGCTTCAAGGCGCGCATGGGCTCCAACCGCCGCTCAGTGGGCGACGGCGAGAAGATCCTGCAGCGGTTCCTCTGCTGGAAAGGCAATTACGCGAATAGGAGTAGATGTAAGGATTCGGATGCAGGGAAGGAAACCGATGAGGTGCTGGAGGGTTTGTCTGCTGCTGCGGGGAAGAGGAAGAGGGAACCTTATAAGACAAGGAGCCGCAATCCTGGTAGGAGTACAGAGGTGATTGAAGTGGAGAAAGGTGTTGGGTTGGGTGGTGCTGGGAATGGGCTAGAGCTGGATAATGGGAGGCGTTCCAGGAGGGGTAGGAGTAAAAAGGCTGAGGTAGAGCATGGTGAGGATTCTGTTGTTGGGTTCGAGGCGGAGGAGGTGGCTAAAGCTGTTTCTGATGCTGACGAGGAAGAGGATGAAGGGGACGAGGATCAGGAAGCAGCGGAACAGGAGGTCGAGGTGGAAGTGAAGGAACAGAGAGCGAGAGGGAGGCCGAGGAAGGCTGTTATGGAAGACAATGCCCTTCAGGCACGCGTCTTGAGGGAGCTTGGTGTGAGGGCATTGCAGTACAATAACGAGGAGAGAAAGAAGATACTCAATAAGTACCGCTCTAAACGGCAGAGCAGATCAGTGTCGAGCAGGCCTACCAAG ATATCTTCAAGACAAGCTTTGGCTGAAAGGCGTAAGCGTGGCAATGGAGGTAGATTTCTGTCAAGTGAAGAACAGCCG GCTGAGAGCAAAGAAGACgaaacaatggaagcagaaccagATCCAGAAATTGATGTAGTCCCTGGACCTGGGGGAGAACCAAAGGTTGGGATGGTTTTTCTGAATGAGGATAAGGCATATGAATTCTATGCCAACTATGCTGAAACTGCAGGGTTCAGTGTCCGAAAAGGCTGGTTGGACAAAACAGCAAAGAATGTTACAAAATCTCGAGCATATGTTTGTTCCAAGGAGGGATTTCGTCCAAGAAGTGCTTCTATCGAATCAAAGAAACCAAGCCTAGAAGCAAGAACTGGTTGCCAGGCACACATGACTATTAAGATTACAGCAAGCACAAAATATGTAGTGACTGAGTTTGTGGCCGATCATAATCATGATCTTGAAACTCCCTTGGTTGACATTCAGATTTTGAAGTCAGAAAAGTTATTAGCAAAGGTACAACAGCCTCCTGATCCACCAAAAGTTGTTCTGATACCAAATGAGTATAAAAATTACACAAGGACAAAACGTACAAAAAATATGCAATTAGGTGATACCCAGGCCATCTGTGAATATTTGCAAAGGATGAAAGGCGAGAATCCTTCTTTCTTTTATGCCATTCAAGTAGATGAAGATGATATGTTTACAAATGTGTTTTGGGCTGATGCTAAATCAATAATGGATTATAACTACTTTGGTGATGTAGTGTGTGTTGACACAAGATATTGCACAAGTGACTATGGGAGACCTCTACTATTATTTACTGGTGTTAACCATCACAATCAGCTGATAATATTTGGTTCAGCGTTGATTTATGATGACTCAGCACAATCCTTTAGATGGTTGTTTGAGACCTTCAAATCTGCTATGAGTGGAAAACAACCAAAAACAGTTTTGACTGACCAGTCTGCTGCACTTAGCGATGCAGTTTCTTCTTGGCCTGGAACCATCCACCGCTTCTCACTACTGCATTTGTATCTGAATGCTACTAAGATAAGCAGGGATACCTTACAAGGCTTGGAGACTTTTGCATCAGATTTTAGTAGGTGGCTGTATGAATATGAGGAGGACAACTTCTATTCAAGCTGGGAAATCCTTTCAGAGAAATACAATATAAAGGATAATGAGTGGTTCTGTAAATTGTATGAGGATAGAGAAAGATGGGCTTTGCCTTATGGGCGTGACACATTCTGTGCTGATATTGCAACCACACTAAGAAGGGATAACACAAATACAATCCTCACAGATCTAATTAAACCAGAAATAGATCTTCAGAACTTCTTCAACAATTATGATAAGTTTTTGGAGGAGAAACGCCTAGCTGAGCAACAAGCTGACTACCTTGGGGCTCAAATAACGCAAAGGGTAGCACCACTGCATCTGCTTTGGCAAGCTGCCAATTTATATACTCCAACACTTTTTGAGATGTTCAGAATGGAATATGAACAGATCTCAAAGTGTGTGGTCTATAGTTGTGGTGAGATTGGACCAATATCTGAGTACCAGGTCACTGTCAAAGACAGGCCTCAGGGTCAATTTGTTAGATTTGATTCAACAGAATGTATGGTTGTTTGTAGTTGTAAGAAGTTTGAATTCATGGGTCTTCTTTGTTGCCATGTATTGaaaattcttgatctcagaaatattAAAGAACTTCCACGACACTATATCCTGAAAAGATGGAGAAAAGACGCTCAGAGTGAATCTCCAGAGAACTATGGTTTTGCTGCCATAGATGAAGATCCTAAGTTTTCATTGTCAAAACGGTACAACGCATTATACCGGAATTTGTATAAAATTGCAGCAAAAGCTTCAGAAAGCGTTGAAGCTTATGCATTCCTGGAGAACCAATATGAACAGCTTGTTGAACAAGTGGAAGTACTTTTGCAAGCAAAGTTGCATGATAAATCTTCCTTAAGTACCGTCCTGAAAGGCAATCAGCCAAATATGCTTAATAGTGAGGTCAACAGCAGTGAACATCGCAGAGCAACTGGTAAGAAAATTAAAAATGTAGAGGTGCGCCGTCAGCAACAAAGTCTTGATCCAAACAAAAAGAAGAAGGGTAGACAAG TTCTGCTGGAACCTGAGATTGAAATTCCACTCAGGGTTGAACCTCCCACGGTATCAAATGATATCCAAAATCATTTAAGAACAACAAATCAGTTTCTTGCACCAAGCCATATGATGCAG GCACCTTATGTTGCACAGCAGTTTGGTCTTGGTTCTTTACAAGGATTCCCAGGCATGTCACCATTTGGGCAG ATTCAAGAACCAACACCTCTTCAGCAGCCCCATTTACAACCACCATCGTTTCATAGTGGTCCTCAAATTACACAG GCTCCACCTCCAGACATTCAATCACTACAGTTTCTTAGCAGCAATCCTCAGCTTGGCCACCAGACCACGGATCAAGGCCAGTACACCATTCCAGTCTGGGATTTCCTGTGA
- the LOC103644106 gene encoding protein FAR1-RELATED SEQUENCE 4 isoform X1, whose amino-acid sequence MVDRAAARAQAVSSDPPPPALLEPDPRLSQPGAADGQEVASAGATAGPPSLPQASDAEEDALASPAGQPGERCRAMMEVVAKDGAWKVTKLVVEHCHELQVAPGHVAVTVPALGMEFDSVDDAKGFYYGYGEQVGFKARMGSNRRSVGDGEKILQRFLCWKGNYANRSRCKDSDAGKETDEVLEGLSAAAGKRKREPYKTRSRNPGRSTEVIEVEKGVGLGGAGNGLELDNGRRSRRGRSKKAEVEHGEDSVVGFEAEEVAKAVSDADEEEDEGDEDQEAAEQEVEVEVKEQRARGRPRKAVMEDNALQARVLRELGVRALQYNNEERKKILNKYRSKRQSRSVSSRPTKISSRQALAERRKRGNGGRFLSSEEQPLPSERRSKRLKKQNLKMQKAESKEDETMEAEPDPEIDVVPGPGGEPKVGMVFLNEDKAYEFYANYAETAGFSVRKGWLDKTAKNVTKSRAYVCSKEGFRPRSASIESKKPSLEARTGCQAHMTIKITASTKYVVTEFVADHNHDLETPLVDIQILKSEKLLAKVQQPPDPPKVVLIPNEYKNYTRTKRTKNMQLGDTQAICEYLQRMKGENPSFFYAIQVDEDDMFTNVFWADAKSIMDYNYFGDVVCVDTRYCTSDYGRPLLLFTGVNHHNQLIIFGSALIYDDSAQSFRWLFETFKSAMSGKQPKTVLTDQSAALSDAVSSWPGTIHRFSLLHLYLNATKISRDTLQGLETFASDFSRWLYEYEEDNFYSSWEILSEKYNIKDNEWFCKLYEDRERWALPYGRDTFCADIATTLRRDNTNTILTDLIKPEIDLQNFFNNYDKFLEEKRLAEQQADYLGAQITQRVAPLHLLWQAANLYTPTLFEMFRMEYEQISKCVVYSCGEIGPISEYQVTVKDRPQGQFVRFDSTECMVVCSCKKFEFMGLLCCHVLKILDLRNIKELPRHYILKRWRKDAQSESPENYGFAAIDEDPKFSLSKRYNALYRNLYKIAAKASESVEAYAFLENQYEQLVEQVEVLLQAKLHDKSSLSTVLKGNQPNMLNSEVNSSEHRRATGKKIKNVEVRRQQQSLDPNKKKKGRQVLLEPEIEIPLRVEPPTVSNDIQNHLRTTNQFLAPSHMMQAPYVAQQFGLGSLQGFPGMSPFGQIQEPTPLQQPHLQPPSFHSGPQITQAPPPDIQSLQFLSSNPQLGHQTTDQGQYTIPVWDFL is encoded by the exons ATGGTCGATCGTGCCGCCGCGCGGGCACAGGCGGTGAGCTCCGACCCGCCGCCGCCTGCactgctggagcccgacccgcggCTCAGCCAGCCCGGGGCCGCTGATGGGCAAGAGGTCGCTTCGGCGGGTGCGACCGCGGGTCCGCCTTCCCTGCCCCAGGCCAGCGACGCTGAGGAAGACGCTCTTGCCTCGCCAGCGGGGCAGCCGGGCGAGCGGTGCAGAGCGATGATGGAGGTGGTGGCCAAAGACGGGGCGTGGAAGGTGACCAAGCTGGTGGTGGAGCACTGCCACGAGCTGCAGGTCGCCCCCGGACATGTCGCGGTGACCGTGCCAGCGTTGGGGATGGAATTCGACTCCGTAGACGACGCCAAGGGGTTCTACTATGGCTACGGCGAGCAGGTGGGCTTCAAGGCGCGCATGGGCTCCAACCGCCGCTCAGTGGGCGACGGCGAGAAGATCCTGCAGCGGTTCCTCTGCTGGAAAGGCAATTACGCGAATAGGAGTAGATGTAAGGATTCGGATGCAGGGAAGGAAACCGATGAGGTGCTGGAGGGTTTGTCTGCTGCTGCGGGGAAGAGGAAGAGGGAACCTTATAAGACAAGGAGCCGCAATCCTGGTAGGAGTACAGAGGTGATTGAAGTGGAGAAAGGTGTTGGGTTGGGTGGTGCTGGGAATGGGCTAGAGCTGGATAATGGGAGGCGTTCCAGGAGGGGTAGGAGTAAAAAGGCTGAGGTAGAGCATGGTGAGGATTCTGTTGTTGGGTTCGAGGCGGAGGAGGTGGCTAAAGCTGTTTCTGATGCTGACGAGGAAGAGGATGAAGGGGACGAGGATCAGGAAGCAGCGGAACAGGAGGTCGAGGTGGAAGTGAAGGAACAGAGAGCGAGAGGGAGGCCGAGGAAGGCTGTTATGGAAGACAATGCCCTTCAGGCACGCGTCTTGAGGGAGCTTGGTGTGAGGGCATTGCAGTACAATAACGAGGAGAGAAAGAAGATACTCAATAAGTACCGCTCTAAACGGCAGAGCAGATCAGTGTCGAGCAGGCCTACCAAG ATATCTTCAAGACAAGCTTTGGCTGAAAGGCGTAAGCGTGGCAATGGAGGTAGATTTCTGTCAAGTGAAGAACAGCCG CTGCCTTCAGAAAGGCGTTCCAAACGTCTTAAGAAGCAAAATCTCAAAATGCAGAAG GCTGAGAGCAAAGAAGACgaaacaatggaagcagaaccagATCCAGAAATTGATGTAGTCCCTGGACCTGGGGGAGAACCAAAGGTTGGGATGGTTTTTCTGAATGAGGATAAGGCATATGAATTCTATGCCAACTATGCTGAAACTGCAGGGTTCAGTGTCCGAAAAGGCTGGTTGGACAAAACAGCAAAGAATGTTACAAAATCTCGAGCATATGTTTGTTCCAAGGAGGGATTTCGTCCAAGAAGTGCTTCTATCGAATCAAAGAAACCAAGCCTAGAAGCAAGAACTGGTTGCCAGGCACACATGACTATTAAGATTACAGCAAGCACAAAATATGTAGTGACTGAGTTTGTGGCCGATCATAATCATGATCTTGAAACTCCCTTGGTTGACATTCAGATTTTGAAGTCAGAAAAGTTATTAGCAAAGGTACAACAGCCTCCTGATCCACCAAAAGTTGTTCTGATACCAAATGAGTATAAAAATTACACAAGGACAAAACGTACAAAAAATATGCAATTAGGTGATACCCAGGCCATCTGTGAATATTTGCAAAGGATGAAAGGCGAGAATCCTTCTTTCTTTTATGCCATTCAAGTAGATGAAGATGATATGTTTACAAATGTGTTTTGGGCTGATGCTAAATCAATAATGGATTATAACTACTTTGGTGATGTAGTGTGTGTTGACACAAGATATTGCACAAGTGACTATGGGAGACCTCTACTATTATTTACTGGTGTTAACCATCACAATCAGCTGATAATATTTGGTTCAGCGTTGATTTATGATGACTCAGCACAATCCTTTAGATGGTTGTTTGAGACCTTCAAATCTGCTATGAGTGGAAAACAACCAAAAACAGTTTTGACTGACCAGTCTGCTGCACTTAGCGATGCAGTTTCTTCTTGGCCTGGAACCATCCACCGCTTCTCACTACTGCATTTGTATCTGAATGCTACTAAGATAAGCAGGGATACCTTACAAGGCTTGGAGACTTTTGCATCAGATTTTAGTAGGTGGCTGTATGAATATGAGGAGGACAACTTCTATTCAAGCTGGGAAATCCTTTCAGAGAAATACAATATAAAGGATAATGAGTGGTTCTGTAAATTGTATGAGGATAGAGAAAGATGGGCTTTGCCTTATGGGCGTGACACATTCTGTGCTGATATTGCAACCACACTAAGAAGGGATAACACAAATACAATCCTCACAGATCTAATTAAACCAGAAATAGATCTTCAGAACTTCTTCAACAATTATGATAAGTTTTTGGAGGAGAAACGCCTAGCTGAGCAACAAGCTGACTACCTTGGGGCTCAAATAACGCAAAGGGTAGCACCACTGCATCTGCTTTGGCAAGCTGCCAATTTATATACTCCAACACTTTTTGAGATGTTCAGAATGGAATATGAACAGATCTCAAAGTGTGTGGTCTATAGTTGTGGTGAGATTGGACCAATATCTGAGTACCAGGTCACTGTCAAAGACAGGCCTCAGGGTCAATTTGTTAGATTTGATTCAACAGAATGTATGGTTGTTTGTAGTTGTAAGAAGTTTGAATTCATGGGTCTTCTTTGTTGCCATGTATTGaaaattcttgatctcagaaatattAAAGAACTTCCACGACACTATATCCTGAAAAGATGGAGAAAAGACGCTCAGAGTGAATCTCCAGAGAACTATGGTTTTGCTGCCATAGATGAAGATCCTAAGTTTTCATTGTCAAAACGGTACAACGCATTATACCGGAATTTGTATAAAATTGCAGCAAAAGCTTCAGAAAGCGTTGAAGCTTATGCATTCCTGGAGAACCAATATGAACAGCTTGTTGAACAAGTGGAAGTACTTTTGCAAGCAAAGTTGCATGATAAATCTTCCTTAAGTACCGTCCTGAAAGGCAATCAGCCAAATATGCTTAATAGTGAGGTCAACAGCAGTGAACATCGCAGAGCAACTGGTAAGAAAATTAAAAATGTAGAGGTGCGCCGTCAGCAACAAAGTCTTGATCCAAACAAAAAGAAGAAGGGTAGACAAG TTCTGCTGGAACCTGAGATTGAAATTCCACTCAGGGTTGAACCTCCCACGGTATCAAATGATATCCAAAATCATTTAAGAACAACAAATCAGTTTCTTGCACCAAGCCATATGATGCAG GCACCTTATGTTGCACAGCAGTTTGGTCTTGGTTCTTTACAAGGATTCCCAGGCATGTCACCATTTGGGCAG ATTCAAGAACCAACACCTCTTCAGCAGCCCCATTTACAACCACCATCGTTTCATAGTGGTCCTCAAATTACACAG GCTCCACCTCCAGACATTCAATCACTACAGTTTCTTAGCAGCAATCCTCAGCTTGGCCACCAGACCACGGATCAAGGCCAGTACACCATTCCAGTCTGGGATTTCCTGTGA